A portion of the Lolium rigidum isolate FL_2022 chromosome 1, APGP_CSIRO_Lrig_0.1, whole genome shotgun sequence genome contains these proteins:
- the LOC124684792 gene encoding Werner Syndrome-like exonuclease, whose translation MTTARYNVRFGSAVIDTTVTSDTAAADEWVRSVRASNVDGRGLIVGLDCEWKPNYHSWTTSKVAILQLCVGNTCLVLQMFYASRVPAAIRAFLGDPTVRCVGIGVGEDVAKLADDYGLVCAAPVDLEARCNRHLGIGGGLGRTRLGLKGYAREVLGLTMEKPRHVTMSNWEKRQLDVAQVQYACIDAYVSYKLGERLLDN comes from the coding sequence ATGACCACGGCAAGGTACAACGTCCGCTTCGGCTCCGCCGTGATCGACACCACCGTCACCAGCGACACCGCGGCCGCCGACGAGTGGGTCCGCAGCGTGCGCGCCTCCAACGTCGACGGCCGCGGCCTCATCGTGGGGCTCGACTGCGAGTGGAAGCCCAACTACCACTCGTGGACGACCTCGAAGGTGGCCATCCTCCAGCTCTGCGTCGGCAACACCTGCCTCGTCCTCCAGATGTTCTACGCCAGCCGCGTCCCCGCGGCCATCAGGGCCTTCCTCGGCGACCCCACGGTGCGGTGCGTCGGCATCGGCGTCGGCGAGGACGTTGCCAAGCTCGCGGACGACTACGGCCTCGTCTGCGCGGCGCCCGTAGACCTGGAGGCCCGCTGCAACCGGCACCTCGGCATCGGCGGCGGACTGGGCAGGACCAGGCTGGGGCTCAAGGGCTACGCCAGGGAGGTGCTGGGGCTCACCATGGAGAAGCCGCGCCACGTCACCATGAGCAACTGGGAGAAGCGCCAGCTTGACGTGGCGCAGGTGCAGTACGCTTGCATCGACGCCTACGTCTCCTACAAGCTGGGCGAGCGTCTCCTCGACAACTGA
- the LOC124683908 gene encoding ABC transporter G family member 26-like, which translates to MEISSDERVELSIVEHLPPPPSSHNNGDTGGVEVAMEEDHLWPTKDGPLPIFLKFENVEYKVKLSPNNPLTAAKVAFASHMRADHGSSSSCKHILKGIGGSVDPGEILALMGPSGSGKTTLLKILGGRLGGSVKGQITYNDTPYSPCLKRRIGFVTQDDVLFPQLTVEETLVFAAFLRLPARMSKQQKRDRVDAIIAELNLERCRHTKIGGAFVRGVSGGERKRTSIGYEILVDPSLLLLDEPTSGLDSTSASKLIVILQRLAKSSTRRTIITTIHQPSSRMFHLFDKLLLISEGHAIYHGKARDCMHHFSSLGFTPEIPMNPAEFLLDLATGNLEDISVPELLRDGSPAPQEFRSRVVSYLQLKYKEEAKLQKVAARRPGEQLKLAIRMRKDRSINWFQQFLVLSRRTFRERAADYLDKMRLAQAVGVALLLGLLWWKSKTGNEAQLRDQVGLIFYICIFWTSSSLFGSVYVFPFEKLYLVKERKADMYRLSAYYASSTLCDAVPHIVYPVLFMGILYFMADLRRTVPCFFLTLLATLLIVFTSQGTGELLGAAILSVKRAGVMASLVLMLFLLTGGYYVQHIPKFIRWLRYVSFMHYGFNLLLKAQYHGHLTYNCGSRTGCQRLQSSPSFDTVDLDGGMREVWILLAMAVAYRLLAYFCLLKRISLMPL; encoded by the exons ATGGAGATCAGCAGTGATGAGAGAGTGGAGCTATCCATTGTGGAACACCTCCCCCCTCCTCCTTCCTCACATAACAATGGAGACACCGGCGGTGTGGAGGTTGCCATGGAGGAGGATCATCTATGGCCAACCAAAGATGGCCCTCTTCCTATATTCCTTAAG TTTGAGAATGTGGAGTACAAGGTGAAGCTTAGTCCCAATAACCCCCTGACAGCTGCAAAGGTGGCCTTTGCATCTCACATGAGGGCggatcatgggagcagcagcagctGCAAGCACATCCTCAAGGGCATAGGTGGCAGCGTTGACCCTGGTGAGATCCTTGCACTGATGGGCCCTTCTGGCAGTGGCAAGACTACATTGCTCAAGATACTCGGTGGCAGGCTTGGTGGCAGCGTCAAGGGCCAGATCACCTACAATGACACACCCTACAGCCCCTGCCTCAAGAGGAG GATTGGATTTGTAACTCAGGACGACGTTCTGTTCCCTCAGCTGACGGTGGAGGAGACGCTGGTGTTCGCCGCCTTCCTGCGGCTCCCGGCGCGCATGTCCAAGCAGCAGAAGCGCGACAGGGTGGACGCCATCATCGCGGAGCTGAACCTGGAGCGGTGCCGGCACACCAAGATCGGCGGCGCGTTTGTGCGCGGGGTGTCGGGCGGCGAGAGGAAGCGAACAAGCATCGGGTACGAAATCCTAGTGGACCCGTCGCTGCTGCTCCTGGACGAGCCCACGTCGGGGCTGGACTCCACGTCGGCGAGCAAGCTGATCGTGATCCTCCAGCGGCTGGCCAAGTCGTCGACGCGGCGGACCATCATCACCACTATCCACCAGCCGTCGAGCCGGATGTTCCACCTGTTCGACAAGCTGCTGCTCATCTCGGAGGGCCACGCCATCTACCACGGCAAGGCCAGGGACTGCATGCACCACTTCTCCTCGCTGGGGTTCACGCCGGAGATCCCCATGAACCCGGCCGAGTTCCTGCTGGACCTCGCCACGGGCAACCTCGAGGACATCAGCGTGCCCGAGCTGCTCCGGGACGGCTCGCCGGCGCCGCAGGAGTTCAGGTCCCGCGTCGTGTCCTACCTCCAGCTCAAGTACAAGGAGGAGGCGAAGCTGCAGAAGGTGGCGGCGAGGCGGCCCGGGGAGCAGCTGAAGCTGGCGATCCGGATGCGCAAGGACCGGAGCATCAACTGGTTCCAGCAGTTCTTGGTGCTGTCGCGGCGCACGTTCCGGGAGCGCGCCGCCGACTACCTGGACAAGATGCGGCTAGCGCAGGCCGTCGGCGTGGCGCTGCTGCTGGGGCTCCTGTGGTGGAAGTCCAAGACCGGGAACGAGGCGCAGCTGAGGGACCAGGTGGGGCTCATCTTCTACATCTGCATCTTCtggacgtcgtcgtcgctgttCGGGTCCGTCTACGTGTTCCCCTTCGAGAAGCTGTACCTGGTGAAGGAGCGCAAGGCGGACATGTACCGCCTCAGCGCCTACTACGCTAGCAGCACCCTCTGCGACGCCGTGCCGCACATCGTGTACCCGGTCCTCTTCATGGGCATCCTCTACTTCATGGCGGATCTACGGCGCACCGTCCCCTGCTTCTTCCTCACACTCCTCGCCACCCTCCTCATCGTCTTCACCAGCCAG GGGACGGGGGAGCTGCTGGGGGCGGCGATTCTGAGCGTGAAGAGGGCGGGGGTGATGGCGTCGCTGGTGCTCATGCTGTTCCTGCTCACCGGAGGGTACTACGTGCAGCACATACCCAAATTCATACGGTGGCTGAGGTACGTGTCGTTCATGCACTACGGCTTCAACCTGCTGCTCAAGGCGCAGTACCACGGCCACCTGACCTACAACTGCGGGAGCCGGACGGGTTGCCAGCGGCTGCAGTCGTCGCCGTCCTTCGACACCGTCGACCTCGACGGTGGCATGCGGGAGGTCTGGATCCTGCTCGCCATGGCCGTCGCATACCGCCTTCTTGCGTACTTCTGCCTCCTCAAGAGGATCAGCCTCATGCCCTTGTGA